A region of Bacteroidales bacterium DNA encodes the following proteins:
- a CDS encoding T9SS type A sorting domain-containing protein, whose protein sequence is MKRFLLVGLLITLFIAGFSQNYKGDKLFALSEVYSSDDIEYNKYAYNDDMLLQTTNSLSENGDYLIDSLWYDEFNNIVKLDLYQLLNGAWTYVSYIDYTYDENGNRLTRSNYNSYGTPNFTLGGIYKYYYDENNKQTNWELYMGGTDLMQICTLTYNNDGQVIMEIGQDNFNSGNMENSWKIDYQYNSDGTLKTTAQSFWSGYWSVYGTELFYYDNNKNCIKWDHKDGNTVTDRKEYEYNMAYTADQLVLPVEPEFDTKNLVAMNNMATVQHWYTEDNVGSLIYVCDYIYDYDTLTSVGIANPAFDAANLRVYPNPASDLITITANNTIISNADVLDNTGKVVLRNSNLNKEKMNLDLSTLKSGVYFVRLATSKGVFMEKLIVQ, encoded by the coding sequence ATGAAAAGATTTTTACTGGTTGGCCTACTCATTACCTTATTCATTGCCGGATTTTCTCAGAATTATAAAGGAGATAAGCTTTTTGCCCTTTCAGAAGTTTATTCTTCGGATGATATTGAATACAACAAATACGCTTACAACGACGACATGCTGTTGCAGACTACCAATTCGCTAAGCGAAAACGGTGATTATTTGATAGATTCTTTGTGGTACGATGAATTTAATAATATCGTGAAGCTCGATCTTTATCAGCTTTTAAATGGTGCCTGGACCTACGTTTCTTATATTGATTACACCTATGATGAAAACGGAAATCGCTTGACGCGCTCGAACTACAACAGCTACGGAACACCCAATTTTACATTAGGCGGGATTTATAAATATTATTATGACGAAAATAATAAACAAACGAACTGGGAGCTATACATGGGCGGAACAGACTTAATGCAAATTTGCACATTGACGTACAATAATGATGGACAAGTGATTATGGAAATTGGGCAGGACAACTTTAACTCGGGTAATATGGAAAATTCATGGAAGATTGATTACCAATATAATTCAGACGGGACGCTTAAAACTACAGCACAATCTTTTTGGAGTGGCTATTGGAGCGTCTATGGCACCGAGTTGTTCTATTATGACAATAATAAAAATTGCATAAAATGGGACCACAAAGATGGCAATACTGTAACGGATAGAAAAGAGTATGAATACAATATGGCGTACACCGCTGATCAGCTTGTGCTGCCTGTAGAGCCGGAGTTTGATACTAAAAATCTAGTAGCGATGAACAACATGGCTACAGTTCAACATTGGTACACCGAGGATAATGTGGGTAGCTTGATTTATGTTTGTGATTATATTTACGATTATGACACCTTAACCTCCGTCGGAATTGCAAACCCGGCCTTTGATGCCGCCAATCTGCGTGTGTATCCAAATCCTGCTTCCGATTTAATTACCATTACCGCAAACAACACAATCATAAGCAATGCAGACGTTTTGGATAATACCGGCAAAGTAGTTTTAAGAAACTCCAATTTAAATAAGGAAAAAATGAATTTGGATTTATCTACCCTAAAATCCGGTGTATATTTTGTAAGACTCGCAACTTCAAAAGGCGTTTTTATGGAGAAATTAATCGTGCAATAA